A single genomic interval of Deinococcus yavapaiensis KR-236 harbors:
- a CDS encoding DUF2239 family protein → MSSSYTLFDEDRLLLTADLPTLLTFLKTEATDPSALLIIDDASGRSVDFDLRGSLEDVLARVSAAAEKTPTPARGRPKLGVVAREVTLLPRHWQWLEAQPGGASATLRRLIDEERKRHPRREAILAAQTAADRFMHVLAGDRPGLQEAARALYARDLAAFEANTESWPPDVRDHARLLAAPAFTPEQESV, encoded by the coding sequence ATGTCGAGTTCCTACACCCTGTTCGACGAAGACCGGCTCTTGTTGACGGCCGACCTTCCGACGCTCCTGACCTTCCTCAAAACCGAGGCGACCGATCCCTCGGCGTTGCTGATCATCGACGACGCGAGTGGTCGAAGCGTCGACTTCGACTTGCGCGGCTCTCTGGAGGACGTTCTCGCCCGCGTGAGCGCTGCCGCCGAGAAGACGCCCACGCCCGCACGCGGACGGCCCAAACTCGGCGTGGTCGCCCGCGAAGTCACCTTGCTTCCGAGGCACTGGCAGTGGCTCGAAGCCCAACCGGGCGGCGCGTCCGCCACCTTGCGCCGACTCATCGACGAGGAACGCAAGCGCCACCCGCGCCGCGAAGCGATCCTCGCCGCGCAAACGGCCGCCGATCGATTCATGCACGTCCTCGCCGGCGACCGTCCCGGCCTTCAGGAAGCCGCCCGCGCCCTGTACGCCCGCGACCTCGCCGCCTTCGAGGCGAACACCGAGTCTTGGCCTCCCGACGTTCGCGACCACGCCCGCCTTCTCGCCGCCCCCGCCTTCACGCCCGAACAGGAGTCCGTGTGA
- a CDS encoding substrate-binding domain-containing protein: MPKDPQEVRSHVREVRERANRRASDVARDAGLSRQALHAIESSAAVPSTAVALRLARALDCRVETLFSLGEDAARVHLVGARGASSSTRVQLAEIEGRRLAFPLGGERALRNSADGVITDVRDGLADVRLLVDPGVPGRTAVVSGCDPSLGLLAERAALDGNARVLWRDRPSLDALRDLARGEAHAAGIHLWDARSGEHNLPFVREELGNRAVQVFTLWEWEQGLIVARGNPKGVRSPADLAREDVRLANRARGAGSRLLLDAWLDAAGVTPEVRAALPGYEHAYPTHLALARAVARGEADVGPGPRSTALAFDLDFVPLHLERFDLVVPSEHLDHPGVRALLTAARHDAFRAELEALGGYDTRHVGERPLVPRAQTP, translated from the coding sequence ATGCCGAAAGATCCGCAGGAGGTGCGCTCGCACGTCCGCGAGGTACGCGAGCGGGCGAATCGCCGTGCGAGCGACGTCGCGCGCGACGCCGGATTGTCGCGGCAAGCTCTGCACGCCATCGAGTCGAGCGCCGCCGTGCCGAGCACGGCGGTCGCCTTACGCCTCGCGCGCGCACTCGACTGCCGAGTGGAGACCTTGTTCTCGCTCGGTGAAGACGCCGCGCGCGTCCACCTCGTTGGCGCGCGCGGCGCTTCCTCCTCCACGCGCGTGCAACTCGCCGAGATCGAAGGGCGGCGTTTGGCGTTTCCCCTCGGCGGCGAGCGCGCCCTGCGCAATTCCGCCGACGGCGTCATCACCGACGTGCGAGACGGCCTCGCGGACGTCCGCCTGCTCGTCGATCCGGGCGTGCCGGGCCGCACCGCCGTCGTATCGGGCTGCGACCCGTCGCTGGGCCTGCTCGCCGAACGTGCCGCGCTCGACGGCAACGCTCGCGTGCTGTGGCGCGACCGTCCCAGCCTCGACGCCCTGCGCGACCTCGCGCGCGGCGAAGCGCACGCGGCGGGCATTCACCTGTGGGACGCGCGCAGCGGCGAGCACAACTTGCCGTTCGTGCGCGAGGAGCTCGGAAACCGCGCCGTGCAGGTGTTCACGCTCTGGGAATGGGAGCAGGGCCTCATCGTCGCGCGCGGCAATCCGAAGGGCGTCCGCTCGCCCGCCGACCTCGCGCGCGAGGACGTGCGGCTCGCCAACCGCGCGCGCGGCGCGGGCAGTCGTCTGCTGCTCGACGCGTGGCTCGACGCGGCGGGCGTGACGCCCGAAGTGCGCGCCGCCTTACCCGGTTACGAACACGCGTACCCGACGCACCTCGCGCTCGCGAGGGCCGTGGCGCGTGGCGAGGCGGACGTCGGGCCGGGTCCGCGCTCCACCGCCCTCGCCTTCGACCTCGACTTCGTGCCGCTGCACCTCGAGCGCTTCGACCTCGTCGTTCCAAGCGAGCACCTCGACCATCCCGGCGTGCGGGCCTTGCTGACGGCCGCTCGACACGACGCCTTTCGCGCGGAACTCGAAGCGCTCGGCGGGTACGACACGCGCCACGTCGGGGAACGCCCACTCGTCCCACGAGCGCAGACTCCATGA
- the modA gene encoding molybdate ABC transporter substrate-binding protein: MTKTLLFAFLAVPSLCSAALAENVTVFAASSLTDAFGELGKAFDAKTGHTTSFQFAGSQVLRTQLENGARADVFASANTAQFGPLVKSGMLNAGEIFARNRLVIITPRGASKVKTLKDLARPGVKIVFAAANVPVGSYTRQVLDTMSQDRAYGADFARRVLANAVSEEPNVRQVGLKVQLGEADAAFVYTTDVTPTLRAAVTTIGVPTRFNPPIAYPIGTTRNASAAARAFVSFVTSGEGQRILRKWGFLAP; encoded by the coding sequence ATGACGAAAACGCTGCTGTTCGCCTTCCTCGCCGTGCCGAGCCTCTGCTCGGCGGCGCTCGCCGAGAACGTCACGGTGTTCGCCGCCTCGTCGCTCACGGACGCCTTCGGCGAGCTCGGCAAGGCCTTCGACGCGAAGACGGGACACACGACGTCCTTTCAATTCGCGGGCTCGCAGGTCCTGCGCACGCAACTCGAGAACGGAGCGCGCGCCGACGTCTTCGCGAGCGCGAACACCGCGCAATTCGGGCCGCTCGTGAAAAGCGGCATGCTGAACGCGGGCGAGATCTTCGCGCGCAACCGACTCGTCATCATCACCCCGAGAGGCGCCTCGAAGGTCAAGACCTTGAAGGACCTCGCGCGGCCCGGAGTGAAGATCGTCTTCGCGGCGGCGAACGTTCCCGTCGGCAGCTACACACGACAAGTTCTCGACACGATGAGCCAGGACCGCGCGTACGGCGCGGACTTCGCGCGCCGCGTCCTCGCGAACGCCGTGTCCGAAGAGCCCAACGTACGCCAAGTCGGCTTGAAGGTGCAGCTCGGCGAGGCGGACGCCGCGTTCGTGTACACGACCGACGTCACGCCGACCTTGCGAGCGGCCGTGACGACGATCGGCGTGCCGACGCGCTTCAATCCTCCCATCGCCTACCCGATCGGCACGACGAGGAACGCCTCGGCGGCCGCACGGGCCTTCGTGTCGTTCGTGACGTCGGGCGAAGGGCAGCGAATCCTGAGAAAGTGGGGCTTCCTCGCTCCGTGA
- a CDS encoding ABC transporter permease, producing MRTLPTRDRTSASERSRRDSRAAPIVLIALSVLLVLFLLVPTFVLLGRGLTTDFLPTVASPAVLDALRVSLATTLASLTVTLLLGTPVAYLLARFDVPGKTLLDTLLDLPIVLPPVVAGVGLLLTFGRNGLLGPPLELAGVQVAFSPLAVVLAQLFVSAPFYVRAAKAGFLGVDRDAEAAALTDGASKWQAFRFVTWPLAFPALLEGLVLAWARALGEFGATILFAGSLQGKTRTITLAIYGALESDLAPALVLSAVMVLVAFTLLFVVRGLAKARGTP from the coding sequence GTGAGGACCCTTCCCACCCGCGACCGAACGTCCGCGAGCGAAAGATCGAGGCGAGATTCTCGGGCCGCGCCGATCGTGCTGATCGCGTTGAGCGTGCTGCTCGTGCTGTTTTTGCTCGTCCCGACCTTCGTGCTGCTCGGGCGCGGCCTCACGACCGACTTCCTGCCGACCGTGGCGAGCCCCGCCGTGCTCGACGCCCTGCGCGTCAGCCTCGCCACGACCCTCGCCTCGCTGACGGTCACGCTGCTGCTCGGCACGCCCGTCGCGTACCTTTTGGCGCGCTTCGACGTTCCAGGCAAGACCCTGCTCGACACCCTGCTCGACTTGCCGATCGTGCTGCCGCCCGTCGTGGCAGGCGTCGGGCTGCTGCTCACCTTCGGCCGCAACGGCCTGCTCGGGCCGCCGTTGGAATTGGCGGGCGTGCAAGTCGCCTTCTCGCCGCTCGCCGTGGTGCTCGCGCAACTGTTCGTGAGCGCGCCGTTTTACGTGCGCGCCGCGAAGGCGGGCTTTCTCGGCGTGGACCGCGACGCCGAGGCGGCCGCCCTCACCGACGGCGCGTCGAAGTGGCAGGCGTTTCGCTTCGTGACGTGGCCTCTGGCCTTTCCGGCGTTGCTCGAAGGGCTCGTGCTGGCTTGGGCGCGCGCCCTCGGCGAGTTCGGCGCCACGATCCTGTTCGCGGGCTCCTTGCAAGGCAAGACGCGCACCATCACCCTCGCCATCTACGGCGCGTTGGAATCCGACCTCGCGCCCGCTTTGGTCTTGAGCGCCGTGATGGTCCTCGTGGCGTTCACGCTGCTGTTCGTCGTACGCGGCCTCGCGAAGGCCCGGGGAACCCCTTGA
- a CDS encoding BTAD domain-containing putative transcriptional regulator → MESWQLRLLGGASLARGADVLPRLDRRVAALLAYLALEGETPRSRLAELLFPDAETSTARNNLVHVLRRLKRGVNAELVTGTRTLNVAPHVVTDLRDGAGELLAGYEFGDLPDFEDWLLACRERLREDRAERLRHAAAALEGEGALDEAKALARELLDLDVVDEDAWRSLMRLAFLGGDRAEALRVYRRCKETLQRELGVPPSPETEALAHRIGTGDGPSTPRGTARIPLSVLRPPVLVGREREWAVMEAARHAHQIIAVVGEAGSGKSRLLRDFAMSKGRPFVFECRPSDAEVFAANERFFRALLAAHPDVTLPPWVTRELARVLPELGEPPAALASEEDKVVHALALAETLRAVIRAGTTLFVFDDVHFYDDASAEVCMMAWSHLGWGERDAEFELWFAARRADFTDRLVRFTTTLVEARRLVLVELEPLLEADVDVLLASLGIPHLTEHATALRRVVGGNPQFLLETVKSLVESGSLEEGAPAVLAVPRRIGEVIEARLARLPQAALHVARAAAVLRSDFGPELVSETLAVPLMDVALSWEDLEAAQVFAGERFAHDLVLETVQATTPPTVSALLHRSAARVLAKHGVPAARVARHWEAGGDARSAATWFGRAADDAARAYRVTQAAGFRERASDLYASVGDADKAFDELYAAMRLLVDVSYHPDLERLGRRLEAIAVTPSQRARTLEPRLHRLFEQGNFVELERASHEALRAATQARDDRLQAVFHEALGTVGLLTGREDMTVWHLSEMARLAEVLGDVGLGAVTQIGLGRLAAPKRHREAIEHFQRARTLYQATPDAMGIVSALVKEALVWNALGSHKESLRCVEEAREVLDGSDVASYYRLQWAHSAFWALHSVGRDDEARRVLSDALVVDGAEQAWWHGILRLDLAAWHLARGEVEAADREVRLVEAREDLPPLDVGLRLFARACVDAARRQDARSAFERALAHVGDTLPFLRANILVEWAAVSGGAEAQAFLAEARALCEAYDFRALRERIDARTERV, encoded by the coding sequence GTGGAAAGCTGGCAGTTACGGTTGTTAGGAGGCGCGTCTCTCGCGCGGGGCGCGGACGTGCTGCCACGCCTCGACCGACGCGTCGCGGCGCTCTTGGCGTACCTCGCGCTGGAAGGGGAAACGCCTCGGTCGCGCCTCGCGGAGCTGCTGTTTCCCGACGCCGAGACGTCCACGGCTCGCAACAACCTCGTGCACGTCCTTCGGCGCCTCAAGCGAGGTGTGAACGCCGAGCTCGTGACGGGCACGCGCACCTTGAACGTCGCGCCGCACGTCGTGACGGACTTGCGCGACGGCGCGGGCGAGTTGCTCGCCGGATACGAGTTCGGCGACTTGCCCGACTTCGAGGATTGGTTGCTGGCCTGTCGCGAGCGTTTGCGCGAAGACCGCGCCGAGCGCCTGCGACACGCCGCCGCCGCCTTGGAAGGCGAGGGCGCGCTCGACGAAGCGAAGGCGCTCGCGCGCGAGTTGCTCGACCTCGACGTCGTGGACGAGGACGCGTGGCGAAGCTTGATGCGCCTCGCGTTTCTCGGCGGCGACCGCGCGGAAGCTTTACGCGTCTACCGACGGTGCAAAGAGACCTTGCAGCGCGAGCTCGGCGTGCCGCCCAGCCCGGAAACCGAGGCGCTCGCCCACCGAATCGGAACGGGCGACGGGCCGAGCACGCCGCGCGGCACGGCGCGCATTCCGCTGTCGGTGCTTCGTCCGCCCGTCCTCGTCGGCCGCGAGCGCGAGTGGGCGGTCATGGAGGCGGCGCGCCACGCCCATCAGATCATCGCCGTCGTCGGCGAGGCGGGCTCGGGCAAGTCGAGGTTGCTGCGCGACTTCGCGATGAGCAAAGGGCGTCCCTTCGTCTTCGAGTGCCGCCCGAGCGACGCGGAAGTCTTCGCCGCGAACGAGCGCTTCTTTCGCGCGCTGCTCGCCGCGCACCCCGACGTCACCTTGCCGCCTTGGGTGACGCGGGAACTCGCGCGCGTCCTGCCCGAACTCGGCGAGCCGCCCGCGGCGCTCGCGTCCGAGGAGGACAAGGTCGTGCACGCCCTCGCGCTCGCCGAGACGCTCCGCGCCGTCATTCGCGCGGGCACGACGCTGTTCGTCTTCGACGACGTGCACTTCTACGACGACGCTTCCGCCGAGGTGTGCATGATGGCGTGGTCGCACCTCGGTTGGGGCGAGCGAGACGCCGAGTTCGAATTGTGGTTCGCCGCGCGCCGTGCCGACTTCACGGACCGCCTGGTGCGCTTCACGACGACGCTCGTGGAAGCGCGCCGCCTCGTGCTCGTCGAACTCGAACCGCTGCTCGAAGCCGACGTGGACGTGCTTCTCGCGAGCCTCGGCATTCCGCACCTCACCGAGCACGCGACGGCGTTGCGCCGCGTCGTGGGCGGCAACCCCCAATTTCTGCTCGAGACGGTCAAGAGCCTCGTGGAAAGCGGATCGTTGGAGGAAGGAGCGCCCGCCGTGCTCGCCGTACCGCGCCGCATCGGCGAGGTCATCGAGGCGCGCCTCGCGCGTCTGCCGCAAGCGGCGCTGCACGTCGCGCGCGCGGCGGCGGTGCTGCGCAGCGACTTCGGCCCGGAGCTCGTCTCGGAAACGCTCGCCGTGCCGCTCATGGACGTCGCGCTTTCCTGGGAGGACTTGGAGGCGGCGCAGGTGTTCGCGGGCGAGCGCTTCGCCCACGACCTCGTGCTGGAGACGGTGCAGGCGACCACCCCGCCCACGGTGAGCGCCTTGCTGCACCGAAGCGCCGCGCGCGTCCTCGCGAAGCACGGCGTTCCCGCCGCGCGCGTCGCGCGGCATTGGGAGGCGGGCGGCGACGCGCGCTCGGCGGCCACGTGGTTCGGGCGCGCGGCGGACGACGCCGCGCGCGCGTACCGCGTCACGCAAGCGGCGGGTTTTCGAGAACGGGCGTCGGATCTCTACGCGAGCGTCGGTGACGCCGACAAGGCCTTCGACGAGTTGTACGCGGCGATGCGCCTACTCGTCGACGTGTCGTACCACCCGGACCTCGAGCGGCTCGGTCGGCGCTTGGAAGCGATCGCCGTGACGCCCAGTCAGCGCGCGCGAACGTTGGAGCCTCGTTTGCACCGCTTGTTCGAGCAAGGCAACTTCGTGGAACTCGAGCGGGCTTCGCACGAGGCGCTGCGAGCGGCGACGCAAGCGCGCGACGACCGCTTGCAGGCGGTGTTCCACGAGGCGCTCGGCACGGTCGGGTTGCTGACGGGCCGCGAGGACATGACGGTGTGGCACTTGAGCGAGATGGCGCGGCTCGCCGAGGTGCTCGGAGACGTGGGACTCGGCGCGGTCACCCAGATCGGCCTCGGACGTCTCGCCGCGCCGAAGCGGCACCGCGAGGCGATCGAACACTTCCAGCGAGCGCGAACTCTGTACCAGGCGACGCCCGACGCGATGGGCATCGTGTCCGCCCTCGTGAAGGAAGCTCTCGTGTGGAACGCCCTCGGCTCGCACAAGGAGAGTTTGCGCTGCGTGGAAGAAGCGCGCGAGGTGCTCGACGGGTCGGACGTCGCGAGCTATTACCGCTTGCAGTGGGCGCACAGCGCCTTCTGGGCGTTGCACTCGGTCGGGCGGGACGACGAAGCGCGGCGCGTGCTGTCCGACGCTCTCGTCGTGGACGGCGCGGAGCAGGCGTGGTGGCACGGCATTTTGCGCCTCGACCTTGCCGCTTGGCACTTGGCGCGCGGCGAGGTCGAGGCGGCCGATCGGGAAGTGCGGCTTGTCGAGGCCCGCGAGGACTTGCCGCCCCTCGACGTGGGGCTTCGCCTGTTCGCGCGGGCGTGCGTGGACGCCGCCCGCCGTCAGGACGCGCGTTCCGCGTTCGAGCGGGCGCTCGCGCACGTCGGTGACACGCTTCCGTTCTTGCGCGCGAACATCCTCGTGGAGTGGGCGGCGGTTTCCGGCGGCGCCGAGGCGCAGGCTTTTCTCGCCGAAGCGCGGGCGTTGTGCGAGGCGTACGACTTCCGGGCACTGCGCGAGCGGATCGACGCGCGAACCGAGCGCGTCTGA
- a CDS encoding BTAD domain-containing putative transcriptional regulator, producing the protein MKERGRWRLRADGRQLDGADGEARRLDRRTAALVAYLALEGATTRSRLCGLLYPEANEVTARNNLAQLLRRFERLGGAYVAQGDTVRLGDIVTVEATPDLLSGVDVGDLPDLEDWLLARRERARDERKASLALDASRHEEQGDLDAAVRTARALMALDPLSEEAARRLMRLLYLVGQVSDALRTYTDLETTLRNELRTRPLPETRQLALDIERGVTAAPPLETRSRRIPRAVLHPPVLVGRDEALTAMNEAWAHGQGVILTGEPGVGKTRLIQEFLATHGGGAHFQGRPGDATLLYGTHARTFRQVLRDFPNLHLEPWTRSELARILPELGEAPPPIRGEQEKLRFWQAKTEVMRAAIDAGLSAMVFDDCQFMDLASIEAGHFIFAALGWGDSNAKYRTVHAFRRGSLLPPVQAALDHAVAIGQVALVELAPLRDEDVARLAAQLELPRGERDVTRLVKASGGNPLFVLEAARSLHEVGTDVSESVPLTPVVSAVIGERLARLSPPALLAARAAAVLQSDFDADLIADVLGAPVLHVAAAWEELEAAQVLAGERFAHDLVFETITASMPSTVGRLLHRGAARALETRAAPAPGRVARHWQEGGDVKRAAPWLFTAGEAAAHALRPFEAGAWFDAAREAFEHLGDEAGARRAAEAHARVSA; encoded by the coding sequence ATGAAGGAACGGGGACGGTGGCGTCTGCGCGCGGATGGCAGACAGCTCGACGGCGCGGACGGAGAAGCGCGACGGCTCGACCGCCGAACGGCCGCGCTCGTGGCGTACCTCGCCCTCGAAGGTGCGACGACGCGCTCGCGCCTCTGCGGTTTGCTGTACCCCGAGGCGAACGAGGTGACGGCCCGCAACAACCTCGCGCAGCTGCTGCGGCGCTTCGAGCGCCTCGGCGGCGCGTACGTCGCGCAGGGTGACACCGTTCGGCTCGGTGACATCGTCACCGTGGAGGCGACGCCCGACTTGCTGAGCGGCGTGGACGTCGGCGACCTTCCGGACCTCGAGGATTGGCTGCTCGCGCGGCGAGAACGCGCCCGAGACGAGCGCAAGGCGAGCTTGGCGCTCGACGCGTCGCGGCACGAGGAGCAAGGCGACCTCGACGCGGCCGTCCGCACCGCCCGCGCGCTCATGGCGCTCGATCCGCTGTCCGAGGAGGCCGCTCGGCGCCTCATGCGCCTGCTGTACCTCGTGGGACAAGTGTCCGACGCCTTGCGAACGTACACCGACCTCGAAACGACGTTGAGAAACGAGTTGCGTACCCGACCACTGCCCGAAACGCGCCAACTCGCGCTCGACATCGAGCGGGGCGTCACGGCCGCGCCGCCGCTCGAAACGCGTTCACGGCGCATTCCTCGCGCGGTGCTGCATCCGCCCGTCCTGGTGGGACGCGACGAAGCGCTCACCGCCATGAACGAGGCGTGGGCGCACGGGCAAGGCGTGATTCTGACGGGGGAGCCCGGGGTGGGCAAGACGCGCCTCATTCAAGAGTTCCTGGCGACGCACGGCGGTGGCGCGCACTTCCAAGGTCGGCCCGGCGACGCGACGCTGCTGTACGGCACCCACGCACGAACATTTCGTCAAGTGCTGCGCGACTTCCCGAACCTCCACCTCGAGCCGTGGACGCGCTCGGAACTCGCCCGCATCCTGCCGGAACTCGGCGAGGCGCCACCTCCGATTCGCGGCGAGCAGGAGAAGTTGCGCTTTTGGCAAGCGAAGACCGAGGTGATGCGCGCCGCGATCGACGCGGGGCTCTCGGCGATGGTGTTCGACGATTGCCAATTCATGGACCTCGCCAGTATCGAGGCGGGGCACTTCATCTTCGCCGCGCTCGGCTGGGGCGATTCCAACGCCAAGTACCGCACGGTGCACGCGTTTCGTCGGGGAAGTTTGCTGCCGCCCGTGCAAGCCGCGCTGGATCACGCCGTGGCCATCGGCCAGGTGGCGCTCGTGGAGTTGGCGCCGTTACGCGACGAGGACGTCGCTCGGCTCGCCGCGCAATTGGAGTTGCCGCGCGGCGAGCGTGACGTGACACGCCTCGTCAAGGCGTCGGGCGGCAATCCGCTGTTCGTGCTCGAAGCGGCACGTTCCCTACACGAGGTGGGTACCGACGTTTCCGAAAGCGTGCCGCTCACGCCCGTCGTGAGCGCCGTGATCGGCGAGCGCCTCGCGCGACTGTCGCCGCCCGCCCTGCTCGCCGCGCGTGCCGCCGCCGTGCTGCAAAGCGACTTCGACGCTGACCTCATCGCCGACGTCCTCGGCGCCCCCGTGCTCCACGTGGCGGCGGCATGGGAGGAACTGGAGGCGGCGCAAGTGCTCGCGGGCGAACGCTTCGCGCACGACCTCGTGTTCGAGACGATCACGGCGAGCATGCCGTCGACCGTGGGCCGCTTGCTGCACCGCGGAGCGGCGCGCGCCTTGGAAACGCGCGCCGCTCCGGCGCCGGGACGAGTCGCGCGCCACTGGCAGGAAGGCGGCGACGTGAAGCGCGCCGCTCCGTGGTTGTTCACGGCGGGCGAGGCGGCGGCGCACGCGTTACGGCCCTTCGAGGCGGGCGCGTGGTTCGACGCCGCTCGCGAGGCGTTCGAGCACCTCGGCGACGAGGCGGGCGCTCGCCGAGCGGCCGAAGCGCACGCCCGCGTGAGCGCGTGA